One genomic segment of Hordeum vulgare subsp. vulgare chromosome 2H, MorexV3_pseudomolecules_assembly, whole genome shotgun sequence includes these proteins:
- the LOC123425778 gene encoding 60S ribosomal protein L38 translates to MPKQIHEIKDFLLTARRKDARSVRIKRTKDAVKFKVRCSRYLYTLCVFDADKANKLKQSLPPGLSVQEV, encoded by the exons ATG CCGAAGCAGATCCACGAGATCAAGGACTTCCTGCTGACGGCGCGCCGGAAGGACGCGCGGTCGGTGCGGATCAAGAGGACCAAGGACGCCGTCAAGTTCAAGGTTCGCTGCTCCAGGTACCTCTACACGCTCTGCGTCTTCGATGCCGACAAGGCCAACAAGCTCAAGCAGTCCCTCCCACCAG GTTTGAGCGTCCAGGAGGTTTGA
- the LOC123425779 gene encoding uncharacterized protein LOC123425779: MSGSPVVSPFISQTPSTDHSSPLPPTLREADMSHQSDTSSCSDDSDDSTTIDPTGIYTMEDLISEQSIFHNLLEQINGKIQAKIKPQQAGASRRGSRKYIVRNREEGHEQLVADYFAEHPIYTDDQFRTRYRMRRPLFLRIVRALGEWSPYFTERRDGLNRQGLTPLQKCTVAIRILALGSPSGATDKYVEIGFSTVMNCLEQFVDGVINMFGEEYLRSPTSVDVQRLLQMGETRGFPGMLGSIGCMHWEWKKCPVKWVRHLTHSDQAVVNIILEAVASQDLWIWHAFFGVVGSRSDITMLNQSRLFTDVLKGQGPRVQFSINRRQYSMGYYLADGIYPEWPAFIKATPLPQTEKDRLFTRHQGGARNDVQRAFGLLESRFPIVRGPTKFFQKATLGKIMQVCIILHNMTLEDEQDMASACFDSNEISEKPVAPLSDVEYGPAVHFADLLRKNASICAKSTDNQLRRDLIEHVWQRFGPFGDK, encoded by the exons ATGTCGGGGTCTCCTGTTGTTTCCCCTTTCATTTCCCAAACCCCTTCCACCGACCATTCGTCCCCTCTTCCTCCCACATTGCGCGAAGCAG ATATGTCCCACCAGTCAGACACATCATCCTGCTCCGATGATTCTGATGACAGCACTACCATTGACCCAACCGGCATATACACTATGGAAGATTTGATTTCTGAACAAAGCATCTTCCATAATTTGCTTGAGCAGATCAATGGGAAGATCCAGGCCAAAATTAAACCTCAGCAAGCTGGTGCATCTCGCCGCGGGAGTAGGAAGTACATAGTGAGAAATCGTGAAGAGGGCCATGAACAACTTGTGGCTGATTACTTCGCTGAGCATCCAATCTACACTGATGATCAGTTCCGTACAAGGTACAGGATGAGAAGACCCCTCTTTCTACGTATAGTGCGTGCCTTGGGAGAGTGGTCTCCCTATTTCACAGAAAGGAGAGATGGCCTTAATCGTCAAGGACTCACACCTCTACAGAAGTGCACAGTAGCTATTCGTATATTAGCATTGGGTTCCCCCTCTGGCGCCACTGACAAATATGTAGAAATTGGTTTCAGCACAGTAATGAACTGTTTGGAGCAGTTTGTGGACGGGGTGATCAACATGTTCGGTGAAGAATACTTGAGGAGCCCCACTAGTGTTGATGTGCAGCGTCTTCTACAAATGGGTGAGACCCGTGGGTTCCCTGGCATGCTGGGAAGCATTGGCTGTATGCACTGGGAGTGGAAAAAATGCCCAGTTAAATGGGTGCGTCATCTTACTCACAGTGATCAAGCTGTTGTTAATATCATTCTTGAAGCTGTTGCTTCACAAGACCTCTGGATATGGCATGCTTTCTTTGGTGTTGTTGGGTCTCGTAGTGACATTACCATGCTGAATCAATCACGTTTGTTCACTGATGTCTTGAAAGGTCAAGGTCCTCGTGTGCAATTCTCCATCAACAGGAGGCAGTACAGTATGGGTTACTATCTTGCTGATGGTATATACCCAGAATGGCCTGCCTTCATTAAGGCGACACCCCTCCCTCAGACTGAAAAGGATCGATTATTCACACGACATCAAGGGGGAGCAAGGAATGATGTCCAACGAGCATTTGGACTCCTAGAATCACGTTTTCCCATTGTGCGTGGCCCAACAAAATTCTTCCAGAAGGCAACTCTAGGCAAAATCATGCAGGTTTGCATCATACTGCATAACATGACACTTGAGGATGAGCAAGATATGGCAAGTGCTTGTTTTGACTCGAATGAAATTTCAGAGAAACCGGTTGCTCCACTGTCAGACGTTGAATATGGACCTGCTGTTCATTTTGCTGATTTACTTCGGAAAAATGCTAGTATTTGTGCAAAGTCAACAGATAACCAACTCCGAAGGGATTTAATCGAGCATGTTTGGCAGCGATTTGGGCCATTTGGCGACAAGTAA